From the genome of Scleropages formosus chromosome 25, fSclFor1.1, whole genome shotgun sequence:
GCAGATAAATTGTCATGCACGTCGTGCTAAAAATATCCAGTTCCCCTATCCGCCAGCTCCCAGTGTAGACAGCACTTATGTGAGGAAGCCTTATCTGCCAGAAAGTCATTATTCCCATTTGTTCTGCCGGCAGATTGCAGGATCGCTACCCTATTAGGGTTTAAACACCATTGGTGCTTTGTGTACTGATCTAGATATGCAAATAGATTCTACACAATAAAATCGGTCCTTAAGAAAAATAACATGACGGGGGGGAGAAAAACTCTGACGTTTCTCGTGATCGTCTCCTTTGTGCATATTTTCAGCAGTTTCCATAAATGTCTTTTATTTAACATCGTTGTACAATTTTCTTTTTCGTGGTCTCCTCCTTCCGCCAAATCCTGCGGGCGACACGTTGTTCTGGCTCCGGATCGGGACGCTCGTGGCGCGTATCGCGAGCGTGATTTATAAAATATTCCTTCCTCTCGTTTTCCCGCTTTGGAAGAGCCGCGTGAGCGAGCCGCTCCGCGATTCCTCAAGCGATAACCGTCGAGAGAAAAACGACctccttttgctttttctttccaaCATAAAAGAACCCGTTTTCTACATAATCCAGACGTTTTTGCCccgttttatttcttttttttgttacaaaagTGGTACTTTTCCCCTTTAAACTGCAGCGGTACAATATCCGTGCAATTCCCATGGCGACGACTGCGAGGAAGGACGCCCCCTGGTGGCTATACCCTCGTCGTGGAGTGTGAATGCGGGTGGGGCAGGGTGCTGTTCTGTCCGCTGGGATAGGCGCTGAAGGGGTGCAACGACTGCATCCCCGGGATGCTGTTTGATATCATGGTGATGGTGTTGGGAGTCATGAGGGGGATGTCGTCGGGAGACCGCCGCATGGCCAGCGTGTAATCCGGAGGACAGGCAGTCCTGAGCACCACCTCGTGCGGGTGGATGCCGTCGCACTGGTGCTCCAGGTCCGTGTGCTTCATCTGCAGAGACATGATCTCCTCTTCCTGCGTGTGGGCCAGGTCGTTGGCGGTGCTGCGCTGGGGGCTGCAACGCTGGTGCACGTTCTGCCGCCGCTTGTCCTTCTTGTAGTAGAGCGCGGCGAAAGCCAGGATGTTGAGGAAGAGGAGCGAGGCGCCCACGGCGATGGTGACGCTCAGCTCGGTGGAGTAGTCCCGCTTGTCCACGAGGAAGGGGCGCTCCACCTGGCTGGGCCTGTCCTGGTTCTCCGTGGGGAAGGGAGTGGGGTTGGGCCTCCTGGTGGTCACGGGAATCTTCTTTGGTGTCCTCGGCGTAGCCTCCGGTACGGGGACTTTGGTGGTGGTGGAGACAATAGGTGTGATGTCATTGAGGCTGTGCAGGTGCGGCACCAGCTCCAGCCACAGGTTCACCTTATTGGCGCGGTAGTGCTCCTTGACACGCGGCTTCAGGCCGATGTGCAGGTACAGCTGGTCCTTCTGGTTGTAACGCGTCCAGGCCACCTCCTCAAAGCGGTTCGGCTTCGTGTGGATGAACTTGGTGTCCTGAGGAACCGGCTGATTTGGATCACTGCGGAGTAAAGTTGGCCGCAATCAAAACTTTTGCAGAtgggtttcattttcaaaataaagaagtgaaaatgacaGTAGAACATGCAACAGAAAATGGATCGCGAAAGCAGACAAACTCCTAACTGGGACATTTTTTGCTTATTTGGACAGCGCAGCACTGAAAGCGACAGACCAAATAATACCatatgaataaaacaatataaGCCGAAACAAAGGGAAGCTGACGGGCGCCTAGTTCTTGGAATATTTTTGGATGACAAACAAACGTCAGTCAAACATGTATAAGAAAATGACTAAATGCAGTTCATTGAAAGAAAAGGGAGCTGGTAAATATATGTACTTACCCAGTTTTGGCAAAGTTTGTCCAATAGGTCATGACCACGGCGCTCAGCATGACGTCGTTCTTAGAGAAGTTGCAGGGAAACAGCTCCGTGGGACCCACCATGGGTAGGCCGAAGACGTAGGGGATCTCATCGCCGTGGGCCGCGTCTGCCCAAGGGGGCACCTGCTCCGTCTGACAGTGGTGGTAGAAAGCATAGAAGTAGGTGGGCGAACCGAAGCTGGAATGGAGGTCGGCCGTGGCGATGGCGGGGGCCACCCACTGGTGGTCCGTGAAGAGAGCTAGCAGTGTCTTCCTGCGCGTCTCCGGATTGTGCCGGTCCGCCCAGTCCGTGTACATGAACTTGATGGTCTCTCTTAGGATGTCCTTGCCGTCGGGGTAGCCGTACAGATCGTCCACAAAACTGGAGACGGCGTAGTCAAAGTCGTTGGCCTGCACGCCGTTTTCGCTGTCCACAATGAGCTCGACGAACTTCAGCCCCTCGCCCTGGTTCACGCCCAGCATGATGTCGTAGTTGAGGAACTCGCCCTGCTCCATCAGGATCTGCGGGTCATCGGGTATGACGTCGCCGTCGATGACGGGGCCGAACGCGATGTGGTAGCGAGCCGGCTGGATGTCCTGCTCCACCAGCTCCTTGTAGTGCTTCTTCTGCAGGCATTCCACCAGCTCGACGCTGCCCCTCAGGTTGCAGCCCACCTTCTTGGCCAACATGCGTGCGTATTTTGCGGGCTGGAAACTGACGGCCCAGCTGGAGAGCGCAGTCCCGCTCTGTGCTATAGCTCTCTGGAAAAGACCtagtgaagaaataataatcaaTTAACATAATCAATGAAGGCGAAGGTGAAAAAGAGCACACGCCCAAGAGAAATATTACAGATACACTGTTGCCATCAACTGTAACGGAAATGTCACTTTGTACTGATACAATTTAACTTTAAGGAAAATAAATCCAAACTAAAGATCTGAATcctgtaaaaacaaaagttaCCGAAAAAGAcggaaaagtacatttattatgAGAGAAGAGCACCTTTGAAATaaggaatttgaaaaaaaattcaaggctCAACATCATGACCATAAGGTTCCTTAAAGTTACTTTTCACATACAGACTCCCTCAAGAATCATGTCAGACTGCGAAGAATTCCTTATGGtcgcaaaattaaaaaataattgaatgtcTGTTCATAAAAGAAATAGTTTTGCTGCTTTCGTCACTGATTCAGACCATGGCCTGAGTAGTCAAGTTATTTCACACAAGACTACAGCGAACATCAAACAACAATCATACCACAATTTTGATTACCAACCTGAGCAAGACGAACACTACAAAAGCATTAGAACAACGTTACGCACAGCAAAGAGACAGAGAATGAGGCCAAATCGGGGGAAACATCGAGCCGTTTCTTTGACGAAATCACcgaaaaactaatttaattcTTAATTTACCTCACTGGGACCTCAGAAATCCCAAACGTTAATTGTAAACAAGTAAATCGGCCTTCTTTATATAGctcaaacaaaataataatctaAAAAAGTCACTGGCTTTCAGCGCAGCTCAGAGCACTGCTGAAATTTCCCCAACTAGAGCTGAAATATAAGGACTGAACTCCAAGCTCTCAGATGATAAATGACAATGAATGGATCTGAAGAGCTCATTCTTCTCGGGTTCAGAGAAACGACGACCTGGGACGAggttctctccctccctctctgccctatatgtgtgtgtgtgtgtgtgtgtgtgcgcgagtgaGCGCGTGTACACCGCAGCATGTTGTGCTCTTGCCCCGGAACACCCCCCGTGTATCCCGATTCCTGTTCGACCGAGCTCAGCGTACCTTGACAGAATGAAGAGCACGACTCCAATGCTGCCAAACAAAAGCATTACCTGAGGAGTCATTATAAACTGTACTCTTGGTGGAAGCGCAACAGCGATGAAAATAGgaataaatgcatttccttgCTTGAAGAATATACAGCGTGATTTCAATTAATTAGTGATACCAATGGATATACATACACAATTTGTTTCGGGATTTGGTGAAGTAAATAATTTATCTTAAGCCCTTTATTCGATACTATTTTATTCGCTTTCTCAAACGATCAAACGAAGGCATGTTTTTTCTAATAccttttgtatgtttttataataCCTTGAATACAACTTGTACCGCTGTGGATAAATGGCGTTTAAGATGATCG
Proteins encoded in this window:
- the LOC108921745 gene encoding neuroligin-1-like isoform X2, which gives rise to MLWRRRPGLAALPLWALGLVLHAAAMTPQHKVDEGDPVVTTVYGKVRGFKKELPNEILGPVLQFLGVPYAAPPTGSRRFQPPEPPVAWSGVHNATHFAPVCPQSVEEGRLPDVMLPVWFTNSLDVVSSYVQDQSEDCLFLNIYVPTEDDIRESGSPKPVMVFIHGGSYMEGTGNMFDGSILASYGNVIVITVNYRLGVLGFLSTGDQAAKGNYGLLDLIQALRWTSENIAFFGGDPLRITVFGSGAGASCVNLLTLSHYSEGNRWSNSTKGLFQRAIAQSGTALSSWAVSFQPAKYARMLAKKVGCNLRGSVELVECLQKKHYKELVEQDIQPARYHIAFGPVIDGDVIPDDPQILMEQGEFLNYDIMLGVNQGEGLKFVELIVDSENGVQANDFDYAVSSFVDDLYGYPDGKDILRETIKFMYTDWADRHNPETRRKTLLALFTDHQWVAPAIATADLHSSFGSPTYFYAFYHHCQTEQVPPWADAAHGDEIPYVFGLPMVGPTELFPCNFSKNDVMLSAVVMTYWTNFAKTGDPNQPVPQDTKFIHTKPNRFEEVAWTRYNQKDQLYLHIGLKPRVKEHYRANKVNLWLELVPHLHSLNDITPIVSTTTKVPVPEATPRTPKKIPVTTRRPNPTPFPTENQDRPSQVERPFLVDKRDYSTELSVTIAVGASLLFLNILAFAALYYKKDKRRQNVHQRCSPQRSTANDLAHTQEEEIMSLQMKHTDLEHQCDGIHPHEVVLRTACPPDYTLAMRRSPDDIPLMTPNTITMISNSIPGMQSLHPFSAYPSGQNSTLPHPHSHSTTRV
- the LOC108921745 gene encoding neuroligin-1-like isoform X1, with the translated sequence MLWRRRPGLAALPLWALGLVLHAAAMTPQHKVDEGDPVVTTVYGKVRGFKKELPNEILGPVLQFLGVPYAAPPTGSRRFQPPEPPVAWSGVHNATHFAPVCPQSVEEGRLPDVMLPVWFTNSLDVVSSYVQDQSEDCLFLNIYVPTEDGPLSKKQNDDLSDNDDAEDEDIRESGSPKPVMVFIHGGSYMEGTGNMFDGSILASYGNVIVITVNYRLGVLGFLSTGDQAAKGNYGLLDLIQALRWTSENIAFFGGDPLRITVFGSGAGASCVNLLTLSHYSEGNRWSNSTKGLFQRAIAQSGTALSSWAVSFQPAKYARMLAKKVGCNLRGSVELVECLQKKHYKELVEQDIQPARYHIAFGPVIDGDVIPDDPQILMEQGEFLNYDIMLGVNQGEGLKFVELIVDSENGVQANDFDYAVSSFVDDLYGYPDGKDILRETIKFMYTDWADRHNPETRRKTLLALFTDHQWVAPAIATADLHSSFGSPTYFYAFYHHCQTEQVPPWADAAHGDEIPYVFGLPMVGPTELFPCNFSKNDVMLSAVVMTYWTNFAKTGDPNQPVPQDTKFIHTKPNRFEEVAWTRYNQKDQLYLHIGLKPRVKEHYRANKVNLWLELVPHLHSLNDITPIVSTTTKVPVPEATPRTPKKIPVTTRRPNPTPFPTENQDRPSQVERPFLVDKRDYSTELSVTIAVGASLLFLNILAFAALYYKKDKRRQNVHQRCSPQRSTANDLAHTQEEEIMSLQMKHTDLEHQCDGIHPHEVVLRTACPPDYTLAMRRSPDDIPLMTPNTITMISNSIPGMQSLHPFSAYPSGQNSTLPHPHSHSTTRV